The window CGCCACGGTCCTCCTCGATCGGTTCCACGCGCTCGCGGGAACGTCCGATCGGATGGACCGCGTCCTCCCGGCGTGGCGCGAGCGCGCGAGCACGCTCGGTCGGCGCGTGCGCGTCGACACCGCCGACGGCCCGGTGGTCGGCACCGCGGTCGACGTGGAGCCGCCGGGCGCGCTCGTGATCGAGACGGGAGAGGGGACTCGTCGCGTCCACGCCGGCGACTGCGACCACCTCCGGAACGCGGACCGTTAGCCGGTCGGTCCGCCCTCGACGGCGACGTCGCCGTCGGCGTCCGTGTCGGACTCCGTCCTCTCGGCGGTTCCCGCGACCGTTCCCGGACCGTCCGGTACCGTCCCGTCGAGTCGCACCGTCAACACCGGGACCGACGAGCCGCGGACGACCTTCTCCGCGACGCTTCCGAGCAGCAGCCGGTCGATCCCGCCCCGTCCGTGGGTTCCCATCACGACGAGGTCGCAGTCGGCCTCCTCCGCGTGCCGGATTATCTCGCGGCTCGGCGACCCCTCGACGATCGCGGTCACGACGTCGACGTCGGCGTCGGCGTCTGCTGCGAACTCTTCGACCGCGTCGACCGCCGCGGTTGCGTCGTCTCGGAGCAGGTCGCCGACCCCCTCCCACGAGTGTTCCAAAGGCATGCCGGCGTAGCTCGCGGTATCGACCACGTACAGTGCGTGAACCGCTGCCCCGTGAACTGCCGCGAGATCCAGTGCGTGCGCGACCGCGCGCTCTCCCTCGGCGGAGCCGTCGGTGGGCACGAGGATCCGATCGTATAACGACATGTGATCACACACCACATGGAACCGACGACAGATAACTCTTCACCAATGTTGCCGGTTCTTCGCTCACTCATCGCAGACCCGGCCGCGCCACGATCACTCCGAAACGCGCAGTTAAGCCGTCTGGCGACCTGTATCAGGTATGTCAACCGAGATATCACTCTCGCGCGTCGAACCGGAGCTTCGAGACTGCGCTTACCCCGCGACTCACGCGGACCTCGTCGAATCGTGCGCGGGAACGACCGTGCTGTTCGCCGACGGAGACGCCGATCTCGGCGACCTCGTTGCCGACATCGATCAAAAAGAGTTCGAGAGCGCCGAGGACGCGTTCGCCGCGCTTCAGAACGTTCTGCCCATCGAGGCGGTGGGCGAACCCGGCCAGTCCGACGGAGACGCCTGATCCGGACGGATCCGTCGCTCGCGACCGCTACCCTCGTCACCCGTACACACGTCACGGAGCGTCTCGCATCGCTTTTTACCGTGGCTCGCGCAGTGCGTCCAATGAGTTACCGCATCGGCCTCGTCGGCAAGCCCTCCGTGGGGAAGTCGACCTTTTTCAACGCCGCGACGATGAACGACGTGCCCGAGGGCGCGTACCCGTTCACCACGATCGATCCGACCGTCGGCGAGGCGTACGTCCGCGTCGACTGCGCCGCCCCCGAGTTCGACGAAACCTGCACGCCGAGCGTCGGCGTCTGCCGCGAGGGGACCCGTTTCGTCCCGGTCAAGCTCGTCGACGTTGCCGGGCTCGTCCCGGGCGCACACGAGGGGCGCGGACTCGGCAACCAGTTCCTCACCGACCTCAACGAGACCGACGTGTTGATCCACGTCGTCGACTTTTCCGGGAAGACGGATATCGAAGGCGAGACGACCGAGGGCCACGACCCGCGCGAAGACATCGACTTCCTCGAAGAGGAACTCGACGAGTGGTATCTCGACGTGTTAGAGAAGGGCTTGGAGAAGTTCGAGACGCGATATCACGGCGCAGAGGCCGCGATCGAAGCGGAGCTGGCCGAGCAGATGTCGGCGTTCGGCATCGACAAGGACCGGATGAAACAGGTGATCTTAGCGCAGGGGCTCGATCTCGACCCCGAGACGTGGGACGACGAGGCCAAGGCCGAACTCGCGCGCGAGATCCGCAAGCGCACGAAGCCGATGGTCGTCGCCGCGAACAAGATGGACACGCCGGCGGCACAGGCGAACTGGGAGGAGATCACGAGCGACCCCGACTACGGGCACCTCTCTTTCGTCCCCGCGAGCGCCCACGCAGAGAAGGCGCTCAAGAACGCGGACGAGGCGGGCGTCGTCGACTACACGCCCGGCGACACCGGCTTCGACGTGACCGGTGATGTCTCCGGCGAGCAGGCGGCCGGACTCGACCAGATCGCCGAGTTCGTCGACGAGTATGACGGGACCGGCGTGCAGGGCGCGCTCGAAGCCGCGGTCTTCGACGTGCTCGGCTGTATCGCGGTCTTTCCCGGCTCCGCGAACGGGTCGAAAGACGAGAAGGGCGTCTTCCGCGACTGCTTTCTCCTCCCCGAGGACTCGACGACGGAGGACTTCGCGTTCCACATCCACTCGGACATCGGCGAGGGGCTCCTCCACGGCACCGACTGCCGGAGCGGCCGACAGGTCGGGACCGACCACGAGCTCTCTCACCGCGACGTGATCGAGTTGATCTCGACGAAGCAGGCAGCCCCCTGACGCACGCAGCCCGCTCTCAGGCCGTTGTTTCCGCGGTGTCTCGCTCTCTCCCGTCTCGCTCTCTCCCGTCGCGCGAGCGACGACTTAGATCGCTTCGACCCGCCGCAGCACGTCGCGGACCTCGCCCGGCGTGGCGTACGGCCCGCCCTGCACGCGGTGGTCGGGAAGCAGTAACGGGATCGGGTTCTCACGGAGTGCGCGGGTCACGGTGTCGAGGTCGTCGGCGTCGTTGTCGTCGTAGCCGGCCGACCGCGTGAGCCGGCTGACCGAGACCGACTCGCCGGTAGGGACCGATCGGAGCGCGTCGAGGACGCGTCGCCTGTCGGTCGGAACCGTGAGCCCGATCTGCACGTCGGAGAACGGGGCGGCCCCGCGGGTGGTGGGCTCTGCTCCGCCGCCGGCCGTGTCGGTGCCGCCGACGGAGTTCCCGGCCGAGCCGCCGTCTGCCGGCTCGTCCCGCAGGTACGCGCCGATCCGGTCGAGCAGCGCGTGGTCTGTCTCGGCGTCCGCCGGCGTCTCGGCCGGAAACGAGACCGCGATCACGCGGCCGCCGGCGAAGCCGACCTCGACCGCGCGGCCGATCTCCTCGAACTGTCGGGCGAACACCCCCGACGTGTCCGTCGATTGCATGGCTCCGGGTCCGCGGTCCCGACGGTTAAATCGCGGGGTCACCCGCCGTCTCCGCATCCGCGACACGCTCCGCCGGTGCCGAGTATTCCGCTGCCGCCCGCAAGCCTTATGCACAGATGAGTGCATTAGTGTACACTAATGGAGGATGAATCCGCGCTGGCCCCAGCGGTCGAGTCGATACTGGCGGCCGCAAGGGAGCGAGCGGCCGAGGGACGGACCGACCGCGTGGACGTTGACCCCCGCGACCTGCGAGCCGCGTTCGACCGTGCCGAGACCGACGGTCGCGTGCCCGTGATCGCCGAGGTGAAGCCGACGAGTCCGACGACCGAGGGAACCCGCACGGACGACCCCGTCGCGCTCGCGGAGGGGATGGTCGCGGGCGGGGCCGCGGCGCTGTCGGTGCTCACGGAACCGGCGCACTTCGGCGGGAGTACTGAGACGCTCGAACGCGTCCGCGCGGCCGTCGACGTGCCGGTGCTCCGAAAGGACTTCGTCGTCGCCGAGTCGCAGCTCGACGCGGTCGAGAGCGACGTCGTCCTGCTCATCGCGCGGTTCGTCGGCGACGACCTCCCGGACCTGCTCGCTGCCGCCCGCGACCGCGGGTTTCAGGTGCTCGTCGAGGTCCACGACGCGGCGGAGCTTTCCGCCGCCGTCGACGCGGGCGCGACGTTCGTCGGCGTGAACAATCGCGACCTCGCGAGACTGGAGGTCGACCTCGAAACCTTCGAGTCGGTCGCGCCCGACGCTCCCGACGACGTGACACTCGTCGCCGAAAGCGGGATCGGTTCATCCGTCGACGCACGCCGGATGCGAGCGGCCGGAGCCGACGCGCTGCTCGTCGGCAGCGCGATCATGGACGGCGACGTGACGGCGAACACCCGCGAACTGGTGCGGGCCGAGCGCGACGCGGACGCCGAACCGACGGACGACCGCGACGAGACGGTCGCGAGCGACACCACGGAGACACCTACATGAGCGAATCCGACACGCGGACGGCTGAGGAACCGGACACGGCGGTGCCATCGCGACGCCCCGGCCGCGAGCGCGGCCGCGACGACGGGAAGTTCGGTCGCTACGGCGGCCAGTACGTTCCCGAGGCGCTGATGCCGGCGATAGAGGAACTGACCGACGCCTACGAGCGCTACGTCCTGCACAACGAGGACGGGTTCATGGACGAGTTCCGCGAGCGACTCGCGGACTTCGGCGGGCGACCGATACCGCTCCAGCGGGCCGACCGGCTCTCGGAGCGGTACGACCGCGACATCTACCTCAAGCGCGAGGACCTGCTCCACGGCGGCGCACACAAGCTGAACAACGCCCTCGGACAGGTGCTTTTGGCGAAGTACATGGGCAAAGAGCGGATCATCGCGGAGACCGGCGCGGGCCAGCACGGCACCGCGACCGCGATGGCCGCCGCCCACCTCGATATGCCCTGTGAGATCTACATGGGCGAGCGCGACATCAACCGCCAGCGCCCCAACGTCTTTCGGATGAAGCTCAACGGGAGCGAGGTGACCCCGGTCACGGCCGGTCGGGGCACGCTGAAAGAGGCGATCTCGGAGACGATGCGCGACTGGGCGACGACCGTCGAGACGACCCACTACGTGATCGGCTCCGTGGTGGGTCCGCACCCGTTCCCGGTGATGGTCCGCGACTTCCAAGCGGTCATCTCCGAGGAGGCCCGCGAGCAGTCGATAGAGAAGACCGGCGGCCTCCCGACCGACGTGGTCGCCTGCGCGGGCGGCGGCTCGAACACGATGGGCGCGTTCGCCGCGTTCGTCGACGACGCGGACGTGGCGCTCCACGCCGTCGAGGCCGGCGGCTCCACGCTGGAGGTCGACGAGGAGGCCGGCGTCGCGCCGAACTCCGCATCGCTGTACGCCGGCGAAGAGGGCGTTCTCCACGGCGCGCGCACGAAACTCTTGCAGGATTCCGACGGCCAGATCATGGAGAGTCACTCCATTTCCTCCGGGCTCGACTACGCCGGCGTCGGCCCCGAACTCGCGTACCTCGTCGACGAGGGGCGCGTGAACCCCGTCGCCGTCGACGACGACGACGCGCTGGAGGGGTTCCATCGCCTCTCGCGTACCGAGGGGATCATCCCCGCCTTGGAGACGGCACACGCCTTCGGCTTCTTGGAGGAACACCACGAGGAGTTGGGCGAGCGCGTCGTCGTCAACGTCTCCGGGCGCGGCGACAAGGACCTCGACGCCGCCATCGAAGAGACGGACAAACGCGATATCGCGGAGGCACCCGACATGTCGATGTTCACGGGGGGGATCTGAATGGCGGGAGAGCACGCGGAGCCGGACGCCGAAACGAGGACCGAAACCGGCAACTCCACGGCCATCGCCGCCGCGTTCGCCGACGGCCCCGCCTACGTCCCGTATCTCGCGGTCGGCGACCCGGACTACGAGGCCTCGAAGGCATACGTCGAGGCGCTCGACCGCGGCGGCGCGGACGTGATCGAACTCGGTCTCCCCTTCTCGGAACCGATCGCCGAGGGACCGACGATTCAGGGCGCGCTCGTGCGCGCGCTCGACGCCGGGATGACGCCGGATTGGTTCTTCGAGTTCGCGGAGGACCTCGACGTCGACGCCCCGCTCGTCTGCATGACGTACTACAACCTGATATACCAGTATGGGGGAAGCGAGGCGGGAACCGCCTCGAACGCGAGCGGTGAAGCCGCGAGCGCCGGCCCCCGACCCTTCGTCGAGCGCGCGGCCGCCGCGGGGATCGAGGGACTCGTCGTCCCGGACCTCCCGGCCGAGGAGGCGGACCCGCTTCGCGAGGCGTGCGACGAGTTCGGACTGGATCTGGTGTTCATCGTTGCACCGACTACCGTCGATGAGCGGCTCGACCGGATCATGCGTCAGGTGTCGGGGTACGTCTACGTGCAGGCGCGGCTCGGAACGACTGGCGCACGCGAGGACGTCTCCGACCAGACCACGGAGAGCCTCGACCGCCTCGCGGACTACGACGTGCCCAAAGCCGTCGGCTTCGGCATCTCGACCGGCGAGCACGCGGAGCGCATCGTCGCCGGCGGTGCAGACGGGATCATCGTCGGCTCGGCGCTCGTGGATATCGTCGCCGAGGGCGTCGAAAACGATCTGTCGACCGACGCGGTCGCAGAGCGGCTGGAGTCGCTCTCGCGGGAGCTGAAAGACGGTGCTGAGCGCGGCTACGCCGACCGGGTCGGGGCCTCGGACGCGAGCTGAGGCGGTCCCCGAGCGCCGCGCCGACCGATCGCTCCGGCCCGCGGACCGGTTCGAGCCAATACGTCCCCGAACGAAACCGACTTACCTTCGATTGCCACACGTTCACACAACGACTGACTCCACAATGACAGCAGGACTCACAGCACGACTCAAGCGTATCTCCACGAACGACCGATTCCTCATCGTCCCGATGGACCACGGGATCACGATGGGCGCAGTCGAGGGGCTCGTCGACATCGAGTCGACCATCGACGGCGTGACAGCGGGCGGCGCGGACGCGGTGTTGACCCAGCGCGGCATCGCGGAGCGCGTCCACCCCAACAAGAACGACGCGGGCTATATCGTCCACCTCAACGGCTCGACGACGATCGGCCCAGACGAGAACGACAAGCGCGTCACGGGCACGGTAGAAGACGCCGTCAGAGCCGGTGCTGACGCCGTCTCCTTCCACATCAACGTCGGATCCGACTACGAGCCGTCTCAGATCGAGGGGCTCGCACAACTCACCAGCGAGGCCGAGCGGCTCGGGCTGCCCGTGCTCGCGATGGCGTATGCCCGCGGCCCCGGCGTCGACGAGAGCGATCCCGAGTCGCTCGGTCACGCCGTCCGGCTCGCCGAGGAACTCGGCGCGGACGTCGTGAAGACCGGCTACTCGGGCGACGGCGATTCCTTCGAGCGCGTCACGGAGTCGACTCGACTGCCGGTCGTCATCGCCGGCGGATCGAAGGGGACGGACCGCGAGACGGTCGAGATGGTCCGCGGCGCGATGGACGGCGACGCCGCCGGCGTCTCGATGGGCCGGTCGATCTTCCAGCACGACGATCCGGAGGGGATAGCGCGGGCGGTCTCGGCGATCGTCCACGACGACGCGACCGTCGACGAGGCGCTCGCCGCGGGCGGGTTCATCGAGGTATAGTATCGCGGGCGGCTACAGATTCTCTTTGATCACCGTTTCGATCGCTTCGAC is drawn from Halorubrum sp. BV1 and contains these coding sequences:
- a CDS encoding universal stress protein, coding for MSLYDRILVPTDGSAEGERAVAHALDLAAVHGAAVHALYVVDTASYAGMPLEHSWEGVGDLLRDDATAAVDAVEEFAADADADVDVVTAIVEGSPSREIIRHAEEADCDLVVMGTHGRGGIDRLLLGSVAEKVVRGSSVPVLTVRLDGTVPDGPGTVAGTAERTESDTDADGDVAVEGGPTG
- a CDS encoding redox-regulated ATPase YchF, producing the protein MSYRIGLVGKPSVGKSTFFNAATMNDVPEGAYPFTTIDPTVGEAYVRVDCAAPEFDETCTPSVGVCREGTRFVPVKLVDVAGLVPGAHEGRGLGNQFLTDLNETDVLIHVVDFSGKTDIEGETTEGHDPREDIDFLEEELDEWYLDVLEKGLEKFETRYHGAEAAIEAELAEQMSAFGIDKDRMKQVILAQGLDLDPETWDDEAKAELAREIRKRTKPMVVAANKMDTPAAQANWEEITSDPDYGHLSFVPASAHAEKALKNADEAGVVDYTPGDTGFDVTGDVSGEQAAGLDQIAEFVDEYDGTGVQGALEAAVFDVLGCIAVFPGSANGSKDEKGVFRDCFLLPEDSTTEDFAFHIHSDIGEGLLHGTDCRSGRQVGTDHELSHRDVIELISTKQAAP
- a CDS encoding MGMT family protein produces the protein MQSTDTSGVFARQFEEIGRAVEVGFAGGRVIAVSFPAETPADAETDHALLDRIGAYLRDEPADGGSAGNSVGGTDTAGGGAEPTTRGAAPFSDVQIGLTVPTDRRRVLDALRSVPTGESVSVSRLTRSAGYDDNDADDLDTVTRALRENPIPLLLPDHRVQGGPYATPGEVRDVLRRVEAI
- the trpC gene encoding indole-3-glycerol phosphate synthase; translated protein: MEDESALAPAVESILAAARERAAEGRTDRVDVDPRDLRAAFDRAETDGRVPVIAEVKPTSPTTEGTRTDDPVALAEGMVAGGAAALSVLTEPAHFGGSTETLERVRAAVDVPVLRKDFVVAESQLDAVESDVVLLIARFVGDDLPDLLAAARDRGFQVLVEVHDAAELSAAVDAGATFVGVNNRDLARLEVDLETFESVAPDAPDDVTLVAESGIGSSVDARRMRAAGADALLVGSAIMDGDVTANTRELVRAERDADAEPTDDRDETVASDTTETPT
- the trpB gene encoding tryptophan synthase subunit beta, with the protein product MSESDTRTAEEPDTAVPSRRPGRERGRDDGKFGRYGGQYVPEALMPAIEELTDAYERYVLHNEDGFMDEFRERLADFGGRPIPLQRADRLSERYDRDIYLKREDLLHGGAHKLNNALGQVLLAKYMGKERIIAETGAGQHGTATAMAAAHLDMPCEIYMGERDINRQRPNVFRMKLNGSEVTPVTAGRGTLKEAISETMRDWATTVETTHYVIGSVVGPHPFPVMVRDFQAVISEEAREQSIEKTGGLPTDVVACAGGGSNTMGAFAAFVDDADVALHAVEAGGSTLEVDEEAGVAPNSASLYAGEEGVLHGARTKLLQDSDGQIMESHSISSGLDYAGVGPELAYLVDEGRVNPVAVDDDDALEGFHRLSRTEGIIPALETAHAFGFLEEHHEELGERVVVNVSGRGDKDLDAAIEETDKRDIAEAPDMSMFTGGI
- the trpA gene encoding tryptophan synthase subunit alpha, translated to MAGEHAEPDAETRTETGNSTAIAAAFADGPAYVPYLAVGDPDYEASKAYVEALDRGGADVIELGLPFSEPIAEGPTIQGALVRALDAGMTPDWFFEFAEDLDVDAPLVCMTYYNLIYQYGGSEAGTASNASGEAASAGPRPFVERAAAAGIEGLVVPDLPAEEADPLREACDEFGLDLVFIVAPTTVDERLDRIMRQVSGYVYVQARLGTTGAREDVSDQTTESLDRLADYDVPKAVGFGISTGEHAERIVAGGADGIIVGSALVDIVAEGVENDLSTDAVAERLESLSRELKDGAERGYADRVGASDAS
- a CDS encoding 2-amino-3,7-dideoxy-D-threo-hept-6-ulosonate synthase, yielding MTAGLTARLKRISTNDRFLIVPMDHGITMGAVEGLVDIESTIDGVTAGGADAVLTQRGIAERVHPNKNDAGYIVHLNGSTTIGPDENDKRVTGTVEDAVRAGADAVSFHINVGSDYEPSQIEGLAQLTSEAERLGLPVLAMAYARGPGVDESDPESLGHAVRLAEELGADVVKTGYSGDGDSFERVTESTRLPVVIAGGSKGTDRETVEMVRGAMDGDAAGVSMGRSIFQHDDPEGIARAVSAIVHDDATVDEALAAGGFIEV